The Polyodon spathula isolate WHYD16114869_AA chromosome 23, ASM1765450v1, whole genome shotgun sequence genome has a window encoding:
- the LOC121298253 gene encoding uncharacterized protein LOC121298253, which translates to MLEIDKRKDSILASLQVMGDGPRKRNFQRKTSLPFRANTPALNGLVPRTLFNSDHLASGLLNTRLDSSRRGETNYGTQRGKLAHLTKMCGKLDPINEFNQTQINNILLVSTRHARPSIKPKFLFRFQKVAKCVAMLCLLYRDHRLVATNSYGVLRVRRYKTEEKKNQGTDQEILFDLTSFRAKTKIQLRVSESVKWILSRPPQNRSEQDVHFILTALQEIRGFGNYSGIRQKKVAKAAWYASYEAQQVMIQQGQIPHSFYICLSGSAIVIKKNNETGQVKPAWFLSKGDAFGDKEILNSDRWPSSIIIQEPAEFLCLDREDFAHIFLPGGRKKQGDPEQIMFLSELKFLKGWPLQLLEDNPGKCVVKHFKRGAVILQNSNITDWIYVVRSGSCSVMKAFNMDHDVEAIFPAKRKKQPSIFQAASTLVCPRTPTKVREPEKIIPDKHTTKTQQKKTMKHKEGKENDHSVSRRTGLVDFNPQCSVNGSRSPENQVWGVTEDTECGLRERDSNTIVLETKMDDKFSKVNKLPSPMKSAYLRARLVVSPLVSEKTEVEKDKTDEMNLSKTKPAFIMIDTLVKGSVFGLSDFLFSDQPSCYIISNGAECLQISKKFYLDNASQDVLDKLRQQQHPYPDEKELLERLQKEMQWLALRKLAMRSALQRTERKRKQRQHGLPPHCSKN; encoded by the exons ATGTTAGAAATAGATAAAAGGAAAGACAGCATTTTAGCTTCCCTACAGGTTATGGGAGATGGTCCAAGAAAAAGGAATTTTCAAAGAAAAACTTCCCTTCCTTTTAGAGCAAATACACCCGCACTTAATGGATTGGTTCCGAGAACACTTTTTAATTCAGATCACCTTGCTAGTGGGTTGTTGAATACACGTTTAGACAGCTCACGGCGTGGAGAGACGAACTATGGTACCCAGAGAGGCAAATTAGCGCACTTGACAAAAATGTGTGGAAAACTCGATCCTATAAATGAGTTCAATCAAActcaaataaacaacattttactCGTTTCTACTCGGCACGCGAGACCCAGCATTAAg cccaagttcttattcaggtttcagaaAGTTGCTAAATGTGTGGCCATGCTTTGCCTGCTATACAGAGATCATCGTCTTGT CGCTACAAATAGTTATGGAGTTCTGAGAGTGAGAAGATATAAGACAGAGGAGAAAAAGAACCAGGGGACAGACCAAGAAATTCTTTTTGATTTGACATCATTTCGAGCCAAAACTAAAATCCAG CTCAGGGTTTCAGAGTCTGTCAAGTGGATTCTTAGCCGTCCACCTCAGAACCGTTCTGAACAGGATGTTCATTTCATTCTCACTGCCCTGCAAGAAATCAGGGGCTTTGGCAATTACTCTGGCATCCGACAGAAGAAGGTTGCAAAGGCAGCTTGGTATGCAAG CTATGAAGCCCAGCAAGTAATGATTCAGCAAGGACAAATTCCTCATTCCTTCTACATTTGCCTGTCTGGATCAG CTATTGTGATCAAAAAGAACAATGAAACAGGCCAGGTGAAGCCAGCATGGTTTCTAAGCAAAGGAGATGCATTTGGG GATAAAGAGATTCTGAATAGTGATCGGTGGCCTTCCTCTATCATCATCCAGGAACCAGCAGAGTTTCTCTGTTTGGATAGAGAG GATTTTGCACATATTTTCCTACCTGGAGGAAGAAAGAAGCAAGGTGATCCAGAGCAAATTATGTTTCTCAG TGAACTCAAGTTTTTAAAAGGCTGGCCCCTTCAACTCTTGGAGGACAATCCAGGGAAATGTGTTGTAAAACACTTCAA AAGAGGCGCTGTGATTTTACAGAACAGTAACATCACTGATTGGATCTATGTGGTTAGatct GGTAGCTGCTCAGTAATGAAAGCTTTTAATATGGATCACGATGTTGAAGCCATTTTTCCAGCCAAGAGAAAAAAACAGCCCAGTA TTTTCCAGGCTGCTTCTACCTTAGTATGTCCCAGGACTCCCACGAAAGTTCGTGAACCCGAGAAGATCATCCCAGACAAACACACTACAAAGACACAGCAAAAGAAGACCATGAAGCACAAGGAAGGAAAGGAGAACGATCACTCTGTGTCTCGCAGAACAGGGCTGGTTGACTTTAATCCACAATGCTCAGTGAACGGATCCAGGAGTCCAGAGAACCAAGTCTGGGGTGTGACAGAGGACACTGAATGTGGACTGAGAGAAAGAGACTCAAACACAATAGTGCTGGAGACAAAGATGGATGATAAATTTAGCAAGGTCAATAAATTACCTTCTCCTATGAAGTCTGCCTACCTCAGGGCAAGGCTGGTCGTTTCTCCACTGGTTTCTGAAAAAACAGAGGTTGAGAAGGataaaacag ATGAAATGAATCTATCCAAAACCAAGCCTGCATTCATAATGATAGACACACTGGTAAAAGGATCAGTCTTT ggacTATCTGACTTTTTGTTCAGTGACCAGCCAAGTTGCTATATAATTAGCAACGGGGCAGAGTGCCTGCAAATCTCTAAGAAGTTTTACCTGGACAATGCATCCCAGGATGTTCTTGACAAGCTCAGGCAGCAG CAACATCCTTATCCTGATGAAAAGGAGCTGTTGGAGCGACTCCAGAAAGAGATGCAGTGGCTGGCTTTGCGTAAACTAGCTATGCGCAGCGCACTCCAGAGGACTGAGCGGAAACGAAAGCAGAGACAGCATGGACTTCCACCACACTGCAGTAAAAACTGA